One window of the Haloarcula halobia genome contains the following:
- a CDS encoding ABC transporter permease, producing the protein MTGTRARLWTVVRRELSGAVRTRTYLFLALALTGVAFGVARAGGGPSGGYVPTVVDVLLVVEVLVPTVAFAVGYRAIVDEAVRGELDVLRTYPLPTWVYVTGVYVGRAVALLAVTVVPLALLGVHVATTSGPEVTVFASHRGIDSPFLYVRFLTLTALLALVSLAIALALSAVAGSGRSAILLAVAGLLLVVVGTDVALFGALDAGLASGGGLGAALALSPTSAYRGLVFETVLYVAFEGRSGFVAPILAWVSLVGWVVLSLAGATAAVEYR; encoded by the coding sequence ATGACGGGAACGCGAGCCCGGTTGTGGACGGTCGTCCGGCGCGAACTGAGCGGGGCTGTCCGGACGCGGACGTATCTCTTCCTGGCCCTTGCGTTGACCGGCGTGGCCTTCGGCGTGGCCCGTGCGGGCGGCGGCCCGTCCGGGGGCTACGTCCCGACCGTCGTCGACGTCCTGCTCGTCGTGGAGGTGCTCGTCCCAACCGTCGCCTTTGCCGTCGGCTACCGCGCCATCGTGGACGAAGCGGTCCGGGGCGAACTCGACGTCCTCAGGACGTACCCGCTGCCGACGTGGGTTTACGTCACCGGCGTCTACGTCGGCCGGGCGGTCGCACTGCTCGCGGTCACGGTGGTCCCGCTGGCCCTGCTTGGCGTCCACGTCGCGACGACGTCGGGCCCGGAGGTGACCGTCTTCGCGAGCCACCGGGGCATCGACTCCCCGTTCCTCTACGTGCGCTTTCTGACGCTGACGGCGCTGCTGGCGCTGGTGTCGCTGGCCATCGCGCTGGCGCTGTCGGCCGTGGCGGGGTCGGGCCGGAGCGCCATCCTGCTGGCCGTCGCGGGCCTGCTGCTGGTCGTCGTCGGGACGGACGTCGCCCTCTTCGGGGCCCTCGACGCGGGGCTGGCGAGCGGAGGCGGGTTGGGCGCCGCGCTGGCACTCTCGCCGACCAGCGCCTATCGCGGCCTCGTCTTCGAGACGGTGCTGTACGTCGCCTTCGAGGGACGGTCGGGGTTCGTCGCCCCGATACTCGCGTGGGTCAGCCTCGTCGGCTGGGTGGTCCTCTCGCTCGCCGGGGCCACGGCCGCCGTCGAGTACCGCTGA
- a CDS encoding YIP1 family protein — protein MTQWVENPTGGRDRGPAAVLRAWAEILVRPRRFFEVGVAPGDQAPGLVFAAGVVLLEEASRFAVARLAARGVVSTGPFAYPAIGEFAPGVALLAMLAVVVFVMPATVHLTAALQTLLLAPVAENRGGVSETVQVLCYAMAPCVLAGLPYPEVRVFVTAWAAALYLVGTTVVHDVGIGKAVLVGAIPAAIVFGYGFRGFLALSVLI, from the coding sequence GTGACTCAGTGGGTCGAGAACCCGACCGGTGGGCGCGACCGCGGTCCGGCCGCAGTCCTGCGCGCGTGGGCGGAGATTCTCGTCCGCCCGCGCCGGTTCTTCGAGGTGGGCGTCGCGCCCGGCGACCAGGCGCCCGGTCTCGTGTTCGCCGCGGGCGTCGTCTTGCTCGAGGAGGCCAGCCGGTTCGCGGTGGCGAGACTGGCAGCGCGGGGCGTCGTCTCGACCGGTCCGTTCGCGTACCCGGCCATCGGCGAGTTCGCGCCCGGCGTGGCCCTCCTGGCGATGCTGGCCGTCGTCGTCTTCGTGATGCCCGCGACGGTGCACCTGACCGCGGCGCTCCAGACGCTTCTGCTGGCCCCCGTCGCCGAGAACCGCGGCGGGGTCAGCGAGACGGTCCAGGTGCTGTGCTACGCGATGGCGCCGTGCGTCCTCGCCGGCCTCCCGTATCCGGAGGTCAGAGTGTTTGTGACCGCGTGGGCCGCGGCGCTGTACCTGGTGGGGACGACGGTGGTCCACGACGTCGGCATCGGGAAGGCCGTCCTCGTCGGCGCGATCCCCGCCGCCATCGTCTTCGGCTACGGGTTCCGTGGCTTCCTCGCGCTCTCGGTGCTGATCTGA
- a CDS encoding right-handed parallel beta-helix repeat-containing protein codes for MWLEDTTVEDMAVATAVVVVVSVAVGSFAVDVSAATPDPVPFEDTVELGASMETEQAAAHRDLSIPKAEIFYSQYRFVVGYAGVGQAVAALNEPGREQQFGYPLAVYVSDYSEVTPTCRDDGSLTASREPDWVTAQDATFVVGSDARVPSGPVVVPFASPDSAAAFADRCGGETVDWATLRERDFELLRATDVREQVDDRRAQADRRVEALAPTLDRPVSVVVGRDAPTIQAAIDSAPPNTTVLVPAGTYREGVRIAKPVTVRGQNASIVGSGNGTVVRVTADRVALTGLSISGVGNATLNRSTRTEGTDGTGGWDTKILHSYGGGDAGVAAVNASSLLVADVTVETPANGILLRRSEGTVVRDVTVDGTAEWRDGFMGVIAMNAPVVVQDSTFRGGRDGVYLHRAHGTVVRNNTFLSGRFGTHLMYTSDALISDNRAREQLYSGIVVMTEPTGNAVVGNDVRHAGSGIATAGSRSYVAENVVVDTRRGITTNAIQSLYEHNVLYDNDVGVVAENVIPSNRVVANDFVANDRHATAGTGPLRIYTHDGQGNYWSGAYDMAGTGATLDRGYSPTDAVDRQLHRTDAAVTLSAAPSVRGVRALRGTTPGFRKASIVDLAPLRDPANPRLLASARNETETGGAPA; via the coding sequence ATGTGGCTCGAGGACACGACCGTCGAGGACATGGCCGTCGCCACCGCCGTGGTGGTCGTCGTGAGCGTCGCCGTCGGGTCGTTCGCGGTGGACGTGAGCGCGGCCACGCCGGACCCGGTGCCGTTCGAGGACACCGTCGAACTCGGCGCGTCGATGGAGACCGAACAGGCGGCGGCCCACCGCGACCTCTCGATTCCGAAGGCCGAGATATTCTACTCGCAGTACCGCTTCGTCGTCGGGTACGCCGGCGTGGGACAGGCGGTGGCCGCGCTGAACGAACCAGGCCGCGAGCAGCAGTTCGGCTACCCGCTCGCCGTCTACGTCTCCGACTACAGCGAGGTGACGCCGACGTGTCGGGACGACGGGTCCCTGACGGCCTCACGCGAACCCGACTGGGTGACGGCCCAGGACGCGACGTTCGTCGTCGGGAGCGACGCGCGCGTCCCGTCCGGGCCCGTGGTCGTGCCGTTCGCGTCGCCCGACAGCGCTGCCGCGTTCGCCGACCGGTGTGGCGGCGAGACGGTCGACTGGGCGACCCTCCGCGAGCGGGACTTCGAACTGCTCCGGGCGACCGACGTGCGCGAACAGGTCGACGACCGGCGTGCCCAGGCAGACCGGCGCGTCGAGGCGCTCGCACCCACGCTCGACCGCCCAGTGTCCGTCGTCGTGGGCCGTGACGCCCCGACGATACAGGCAGCCATCGACTCGGCGCCCCCGAACACGACCGTCCTCGTCCCCGCGGGGACCTACCGCGAGGGGGTGCGGATAGCCAAGCCGGTCACCGTCCGGGGGCAGAACGCGAGCATCGTCGGGTCCGGGAACGGGACCGTCGTCCGGGTGACGGCCGACCGGGTTGCCCTGACCGGCCTCTCTATCTCCGGCGTCGGGAACGCCACGCTGAACCGCTCGACCCGCACCGAGGGCACCGACGGCACGGGTGGCTGGGACACCAAGATTCTGCACAGTTACGGCGGCGGTGACGCCGGCGTCGCCGCGGTGAACGCATCCTCGCTGCTCGTTGCGGACGTGACCGTCGAGACGCCCGCCAACGGCATCCTGTTGCGCCGGAGCGAGGGGACCGTCGTTCGGGACGTCACCGTCGACGGGACCGCCGAGTGGCGCGACGGGTTCATGGGCGTCATCGCGATGAACGCGCCGGTGGTCGTCCAGGACTCGACGTTCCGGGGCGGCCGCGACGGCGTCTACCTCCACCGCGCCCACGGTACCGTCGTCAGGAACAACACCTTCCTGAGCGGACGGTTCGGGACACATCTGATGTACACGTCTGACGCGCTGATCTCGGACAACCGGGCCCGCGAGCAGCTGTACTCCGGCATCGTCGTCATGACCGAACCGACCGGGAACGCCGTCGTCGGCAACGACGTGCGCCACGCGGGCAGCGGCATCGCCACCGCCGGGTCCCGGAGTTACGTCGCCGAGAACGTCGTCGTCGACACCCGGCGGGGCATCACGACCAACGCCATCCAGTCACTGTACGAGCACAACGTGCTCTACGACAACGACGTCGGCGTCGTCGCCGAGAACGTCATCCCCTCGAACCGCGTCGTCGCGAACGACTTCGTCGCGAACGACCGCCACGCCACCGCCGGCACCGGGCCGCTGCGCATCTACACTCACGACGGCCAGGGCAACTACTGGTCGGGCGCGTACGACATGGCCGGGACGGGTGCCACGCTCGACCGGGGCTACTCGCCCACGGACGCCGTCGACAGGCAGCTCCACCGGACCGACGCGGCCGTGACGCTGAGCGCCGCACCGAGCGTCCGCGGCGTCCGGGCGCTCCGGGGGACGACGCCGGGCTTCCGCAAGGCGAGCATCGTCGACCTGGCCCCGCTCCGTGACCCGGCGAACCCGAGGTTGCTGGCGTCGGCGCGAAACGAGACCGAGACGGGAGGTGCGCCGGCGTGA
- a CDS encoding nitrous oxide reductase accessory protein NosL: MEDRPSDTDRRRLLALLGGGLATGLAGCGGDGGPTPTETATPTESEGVPAAYETATSLGGSQRDPSSLVSKSAVSYQEEPSDGQQCSNCQLYIPDKNGDGLGACAVVEGTIAPEAWCTSYAAHESTTTGTETGTAAASLDGPVTVPAEASCPVCQMVPADYPDWNAQVVHEDGERAFFDTSGCLVAYYAVPDRFAATDAPVDGVWVTDFETRETIDGLTAHYALETDPDRVDDPMMRNPAPFADRADAEAYVDAVDYLTTDDVVAIEAFDRELAEQYRSRFFDEE; encoded by the coding sequence ATGGAAGACCGACCCTCCGACACCGACCGACGGCGGTTACTCGCCCTGCTCGGAGGCGGGCTCGCAACCGGGCTCGCCGGGTGTGGTGGCGACGGCGGGCCCACCCCCACCGAGACGGCCACGCCGACCGAGAGCGAGGGCGTCCCGGCAGCCTACGAGACGGCGACCAGCCTGGGCGGCAGCCAGCGCGACCCCTCGTCGCTCGTCTCGAAGTCGGCCGTCAGTTACCAGGAGGAACCGAGCGACGGACAGCAGTGCTCGAACTGCCAGCTCTACATCCCCGACAAGAACGGTGACGGCCTGGGCGCGTGTGCCGTCGTCGAGGGGACCATCGCCCCCGAGGCCTGGTGTACGAGTTACGCCGCCCACGAGTCGACGACCACCGGGACCGAGACCGGGACGGCCGCGGCGTCGCTCGACGGACCGGTCACGGTCCCGGCCGAGGCGTCCTGCCCGGTCTGTCAGATGGTCCCCGCGGACTATCCCGACTGGAACGCGCAGGTGGTCCACGAGGACGGCGAGCGGGCCTTCTTCGACACGAGCGGTTGTCTGGTCGCCTACTACGCGGTGCCCGACCGGTTCGCCGCCACCGACGCGCCGGTCGATGGCGTCTGGGTCACCGACTTCGAGACCCGCGAGACCATCGACGGCCTGACCGCCCACTACGCGCTGGAGACCGACCCCGACCGGGTTGACGACCCGATGATGCGCAACCCGGCGCCATTCGCCGACCGGGCGGACGCCGAGGCGTACGTCGACGCCGTGGACTACCTGACGACCGACGACGTGGTCGCCATCGAGGCCTTCGACCGCGAACTGGCCGAACAGTACCGCAGCCGGTTCTTCGATGAGGAGTGA
- a CDS encoding ABC transporter ATP-binding protein: MTDPSLTAEGVTRRFGDVTALSDVTAEVPADAITALVGPNGSGKTTLLRLLVGLDSPTSGTIAYEGPSATRRIGYLPQRPTFRPGFTARETLAFYADLVDDDPDRLLERVGLGAVADRRVEALSGGMTRLLGIGQALTGDPPVVALDEPASGLDPEMSRHVFDVVDSIAADGRAVVLCSHELPLVEATADRVVVLDQGAVVATDTPTALRERTGGPLHETFAALLDRDAEPVRAQVEGGE; the protein is encoded by the coding sequence GTGACCGACCCGTCGCTGACGGCGGAGGGCGTGACACGGCGCTTCGGCGATGTCACCGCCCTCTCGGACGTGACTGCCGAGGTGCCCGCCGACGCCATCACGGCGCTCGTCGGCCCGAACGGGTCCGGGAAGACCACGCTGTTGCGCTTGCTCGTCGGCCTCGATTCGCCGACGTCGGGCACCATCGCCTACGAAGGGCCGTCGGCGACGCGCCGGATCGGGTACCTGCCACAGCGCCCGACCTTCCGGCCGGGCTTTACCGCCCGCGAGACGCTGGCCTTCTACGCCGACCTGGTCGACGACGACCCCGACCGACTGCTCGAACGCGTCGGCCTGGGCGCCGTGGCCGACCGGCGCGTCGAGGCGCTCTCGGGGGGGATGACCAGGTTGCTCGGCATCGGGCAGGCGCTGACCGGCGACCCGCCGGTGGTCGCGCTCGACGAGCCGGCCAGCGGCCTCGACCCGGAGATGAGCCGACACGTCTTCGACGTGGTCGACTCCATCGCGGCGGACGGCCGGGCCGTCGTGCTCTGCTCGCACGAGCTACCGCTGGTCGAGGCGACGGCCGACCGCGTGGTCGTCCTGGACCAGGGGGCCGTCGTCGCGACGGACACGCCGACGGCGCTCCGCGAGCGAACCGGCGGCCCGCTCCACGAGACGTTCGCGGCGCTCCTCGACCGCGACGCCGAACCCGTCCGGGCACAGGTGGAGGGGGGCGAATGA
- a CDS encoding NADPH-dependent FMN reductase: MSAPHVVGIVGSLRDESYTRVGIERALAAAQATGATTELLDLRTFDLPVFDADDRTAGDAGAFARRVRDADSILLGTPVYHGSFSAPLKNALDYCGFDEFEHKTVGLLAVAGGGFPITALEHLRSVCRALDCWVIPHQAAIPRARDVVEDGQIADDGIEDRVVKLGEEAVQFANIEPDPPSFESTENVGAEK, from the coding sequence ATGTCTGCCCCACACGTCGTCGGTATCGTCGGAAGCCTCAGAGACGAGAGTTACACGCGCGTCGGCATCGAACGGGCACTCGCGGCCGCTCAGGCGACGGGCGCGACGACGGAACTGCTCGACCTCCGGACGTTCGACCTGCCCGTCTTCGACGCGGACGACCGGACGGCCGGCGACGCCGGCGCGTTCGCGCGCCGGGTGCGCGACGCCGACTCGATACTCCTGGGGACGCCGGTCTACCACGGGTCGTTCTCGGCGCCGCTGAAGAACGCGCTCGACTACTGCGGGTTCGACGAGTTCGAGCACAAGACGGTCGGCCTGCTGGCGGTGGCCGGCGGCGGCTTCCCAATCACCGCCCTCGAACACCTCCGGTCGGTCTGCCGGGCCCTCGACTGCTGGGTCATCCCCCACCAGGCGGCCATTCCGCGCGCCAGAGACGTCGTCGAGGACGGCCAGATCGCCGACGACGGCATCGAGGACCGCGTGGTCAAACTCGGCGAGGAGGCCGTCCAGTTCGCGAACATCGAACCGGACCCGCCGAGCTTCGAGAGCACGGAGAACGTCGGGGCGGAAAAGTAG